A genomic stretch from Halorubrum sp. BV1 includes:
- the ligA gene encoding NAD-dependent DNA ligase LigA, which yields MTNAPSGSTTRYADPDENPYVEAPPTDFEPAESLSAEAAAEQAALLRAALREHDHRYYVRADPLIADETYDRLFTRLQRLEETFDLSTEHSPTRRVGGEPLDELDTVEHLAPMRSIDNATEADAVREFDERVRRGVADAGFDPDAVEYVCEPKFDGLSVEVVYEDGAYVRAATRGDGTEGDDVTEQVRTIRSVPERLRGNPPARLAVRGEVYMPRDAFAAYNEELMERGDEPFANPRNAAAGTLRQLDPAVVAERPLDVFFFDVLAWETAAEGTDGSPGSDGADGPDDADGGGRPNRPDTHWAEFDAFDAFGLRRTDRIERVGDIDAALDYRDRLMADRDDLNYEIDGVVISVNERAAREALGSTARAPRWAFAYKFPPRTATTTVDGITVQVGRTGRLTPVAELDPVDVGGVTVSRATLHNPAEIEALGVNVGDRVRIYRAGDVIPYVPDVVEKRSEGTYAFPETCPVCGAPVERDGPLAFCTGGLGCPAQLERAIEHWARRDALDVEGLGPERVEQLREAGLVESLPDLYDLTVADLAALEGWGETSAENLIAELDETRSPPLSDFLAGLGIPDVGATTARALARHFGDLDALLDADEDSLREVNDVGSEVADSIRTFLDREENRTAIAELRDRGIDPEPVETDAATEAADALSGLTFVFTGSLSVTRSEAQAHVESHGASATSSVSGNTDYLVAGDDPGRSKRDAAADEDVPVLDEDAFADLLADRGVDWPPAGDE from the coding sequence CGGCGCTCCGCGAACACGACCACCGGTACTACGTCCGTGCCGATCCGCTGATCGCAGATGAGACGTACGACCGACTGTTCACGCGGCTCCAGAGGCTCGAAGAGACCTTCGACCTCTCGACTGAACACTCCCCGACACGACGCGTCGGCGGCGAGCCGCTCGACGAGCTGGACACCGTCGAGCACCTCGCGCCGATGCGATCCATCGACAACGCGACCGAGGCCGACGCGGTCCGCGAGTTCGACGAGCGCGTCCGGCGCGGCGTCGCGGACGCAGGGTTCGACCCGGACGCGGTCGAGTACGTCTGCGAGCCGAAGTTCGACGGGCTCTCGGTCGAAGTCGTCTACGAGGACGGGGCGTACGTCCGCGCTGCGACCCGCGGCGACGGGACCGAAGGCGACGACGTGACCGAACAGGTGCGAACGATCCGCTCGGTCCCCGAACGGCTCCGGGGGAACCCGCCGGCTCGCCTCGCGGTCCGCGGCGAGGTGTACATGCCGCGCGACGCCTTCGCCGCGTACAACGAGGAGCTGATGGAGCGCGGCGACGAGCCGTTCGCGAACCCCCGCAACGCCGCCGCAGGGACCCTCAGACAGCTCGATCCCGCGGTGGTCGCCGAGCGCCCGCTCGACGTCTTCTTCTTCGACGTGTTGGCGTGGGAAACGGCGGCGGAGGGCACGGACGGTTCGCCCGGTTCAGACGGCGCGGACGGCCCCGACGACGCGGACGGCGGCGGCCGGCCGAACCGCCCCGACACGCACTGGGCGGAGTTCGACGCGTTCGACGCGTTCGGGCTCCGCCGGACCGACCGGATCGAGCGGGTCGGCGACATCGATGCGGCGCTCGACTACCGGGACCGCCTCATGGCGGACCGCGACGACCTGAACTACGAGATCGACGGCGTCGTGATCTCGGTAAACGAGCGCGCCGCTCGCGAGGCTCTCGGCTCGACGGCACGGGCCCCGCGGTGGGCGTTCGCGTACAAGTTCCCGCCGCGAACCGCGACGACGACGGTCGACGGAATAACGGTTCAGGTCGGTCGAACTGGGCGTCTCACGCCCGTCGCCGAGTTGGACCCCGTCGACGTCGGCGGGGTCACCGTCTCGCGGGCGACGCTGCACAACCCGGCCGAGATCGAGGCGCTCGGGGTGAACGTCGGCGACCGCGTCCGGATCTATCGCGCCGGCGACGTGATCCCCTACGTCCCCGACGTGGTCGAGAAGCGGTCGGAGGGGACGTACGCCTTCCCCGAGACGTGCCCGGTCTGTGGCGCGCCGGTCGAGCGCGACGGGCCGCTCGCCTTCTGTACCGGCGGGCTCGGCTGTCCCGCGCAGTTGGAGCGGGCGATCGAGCACTGGGCCCGGCGCGACGCCCTCGATGTCGAGGGACTCGGCCCCGAGCGCGTCGAACAGCTCCGCGAGGCCGGACTCGTCGAGTCCCTTCCGGACCTATACGACCTGACTGTCGCCGATCTCGCCGCACTGGAGGGATGGGGCGAGACGAGCGCAGAGAACCTGATAGCCGAGCTCGACGAGACTCGATCGCCTCCGCTCTCCGACTTTCTCGCTGGGCTCGGGATCCCCGACGTGGGCGCGACGACAGCCCGCGCGCTCGCGAGGCACTTCGGCGACCTCGATGCGCTCCTCGATGCCGACGAGGACTCCCTCCGCGAGGTCAACGACGTCGGCTCCGAGGTCGCCGACTCGATCCGGACGTTCCTGGACCGCGAGGAGAACCGAACGGCGATCGCGGAACTCCGTGATCGAGGGATCGATCCCGAGCCGGTCGAGACGGACGCCGCCACCGAGGCGGCGGACGCGCTCTCCGGTCTCACCTTCGTGTTCACCGGGTCGCTGTCGGTGACTCGCAGCGAGGCGCAGGCGCACGTCGAGTCGCACGGCGCGTCGGCGACCTCGTCGGTGTCGGGGAACACCGACTACCTTGTCGCCGGCGACGATCCCGGCCGCTCGAAGCGGGACGCCGCCGCCGACGAGGACGTTCCCGTGCTCGACGAGGACGCCTTCGCCGACCTCTTGGCCGATCGCGGCGTGGACTGGCCGCCAGCGGGCGACGAGTAG
- a CDS encoding ABC transporter ATP-binding protein produces the protein MTAIELRGVTKEFADVTAVRDLDLTVEEGEVYGFLGPNGAGKSTTIDMVLDLVRPTEGTVAVLGRDATRDGVDIRRRTGVLPDGFSVYDRLTGRKHVEFAIRSKAADDDPDALLERVGLLDDADRKAGGYSKGMRQRLALAMALVGDPDLLILDEPSSGLDPAGAKEMREIVRAESDRGATVFFSSHVLEQVDAVCDRVGILRDGELVAEDSVEGLREAVGSEETLEIAVDAGGATGALDSAVEAVLALDGVSRVDRAGDTLVVDCADDAKTRVIAAVEDAGVTVNDFHTREASLEDLFLAYTEGTAPATRGDSGASTGAHDAAPDAPADETTADAADAVTSDAADETAADGDDRVAADGEEVGE, from the coding sequence ATGACCGCAATCGAACTGCGGGGCGTGACGAAGGAGTTCGCCGACGTCACGGCCGTTCGGGACCTCGACCTGACCGTTGAGGAAGGGGAGGTGTACGGCTTCCTCGGACCGAACGGGGCCGGCAAGTCGACGACTATCGACATGGTGCTCGATCTGGTTCGGCCGACGGAGGGAACGGTGGCCGTGCTCGGCCGCGACGCCACCCGCGACGGGGTCGACATCCGTCGCCGCACTGGCGTTCTCCCCGACGGATTCTCCGTGTACGATCGGCTCACGGGCCGGAAGCACGTCGAGTTCGCGATCCGGTCGAAAGCGGCCGACGACGATCCGGACGCGCTCTTGGAGCGGGTCGGGCTCCTCGACGACGCGGACCGCAAGGCCGGCGGCTACTCCAAGGGGATGCGCCAGCGGCTCGCGCTGGCGATGGCGCTCGTCGGCGACCCCGACCTGCTCATCCTCGATGAGCCCTCCTCGGGACTGGACCCGGCGGGCGCAAAGGAGATGCGCGAGATCGTTCGCGCGGAGTCGGACCGCGGTGCGACGGTGTTCTTCTCGTCGCATGTGCTCGAACAGGTCGACGCCGTCTGTGACCGCGTCGGTATTCTCCGCGACGGCGAACTCGTCGCCGAGGACTCCGTCGAAGGTCTTCGCGAGGCAGTCGGAAGCGAAGAGACGCTGGAGATCGCCGTCGACGCGGGCGGTGCGACCGGGGCGCTCGACTCCGCCGTCGAGGCGGTGCTGGCTCTCGACGGCGTCAGCCGCGTCGACCGCGCCGGCGACACCCTCGTGGTCGACTGTGCCGACGACGCGAAGACGCGAGTGATCGCCGCGGTCGAAGACGCCGGCGTCACGGTCAACGACTTCCACACCCGGGAGGCGTCGCTTGAAGACCTCTTTCTCGCGTACACCGAGGGCACCGCACCGGCGACTCGCGGCGACTCCGGGGCGAGCACTGGAGCGCACGATGCGGCTCCCGACGCACCCGCCGACGAGACGACTGCTGACGCCGCCGACGCAGTCACCAGTGATGCCGCCGACGAGACGGCCGCCGACGGCGACGATAGAGTGGCCGCCGACGGCGAGGAGGTGGGCGAATGA
- a CDS encoding ABC transporter permease subunit, whose translation MSLVAVAEKDFHDAVRSRGMAILVALFSVLVAVFAFVIRPTGQSEQFATELLLRFFVGPFLVTTLVPLVGVVVGYNAVSGERESGSLKLLLSLPHSRADVVFGKVVGRGAALSLAVGAGFLLPAVVLAGLSWTGQIAAFNAGSYLGYTVFAAVLGVVFVAIAVGCSAAASTQRRALIGGVSIYVLFVLLWGAITGQVLGAASPLIDPLPVSTTQIRTFLQVANPTAGVEALTNAFLGGQLFSGESVNRQISAASMLVFWTLAPPLVGLWKFDTDDL comes from the coding sequence ATGAGCCTCGTTGCCGTCGCGGAGAAAGACTTTCACGACGCAGTCCGTTCCCGGGGGATGGCGATCCTCGTGGCGCTGTTCTCGGTGCTCGTCGCGGTGTTCGCGTTCGTGATCCGTCCGACCGGACAGAGCGAGCAGTTCGCGACCGAGCTCCTCTTACGCTTCTTCGTCGGCCCCTTCCTGGTGACGACGCTCGTCCCGCTCGTCGGCGTCGTAGTCGGATATAATGCGGTCAGCGGCGAACGCGAATCCGGCTCGCTGAAGCTGCTCCTGTCGCTGCCGCACTCGCGGGCCGACGTGGTCTTCGGGAAGGTGGTCGGCCGCGGGGCGGCGCTGTCGCTCGCGGTGGGTGCCGGATTCCTGCTGCCGGCCGTCGTCTTGGCAGGTCTCTCGTGGACCGGCCAGATAGCGGCGTTCAACGCCGGCTCGTACCTCGGGTACACCGTCTTCGCCGCCGTCCTCGGCGTCGTCTTCGTCGCTATCGCGGTCGGGTGTTCGGCCGCCGCCTCGACACAGCGACGGGCGCTGATTGGCGGCGTGTCGATCTACGTCCTCTTCGTGCTGCTTTGGGGCGCGATCACCGGACAGGTCCTCGGAGCCGCGAGCCCGCTCATCGACCCGCTCCCGGTGTCGACGACGCAGATCCGGACGTTCCTGCAGGTCGCGAACCCCACCGCAGGGGTCGAAGCGCTGACGAACGCGTTCCTCGGCGGTCAGCTGTTCTCCGGCGAGTCTGTCAACCGACAGATTTCCGCGGCGTCGATGCTCGTGTTCTGGACGCTCGCGCCGCCGCTCGTCGGTCTCTGGAAGTTCGACACCGACGACCTGTAG
- a CDS encoding biotin carboxylase N-terminal domain-containing protein: MFDKVLVANRGEIAVRVMRACAEFGVDTVAVYSDADKHGGHVRYADEAYNVGPARAADSYLDGEAVVDAARAADADAIHPGYGFLAENAEFAARVEGADGITWIGPSSDAMERLGEKTHARRVMADADVPIVPGTTEPVTEPEAVREFGDEHGYPVAIKAEGGGGGRGMKVVESAEEAEEALESAKREGEAYFSNDSVYLERYLQTPRHVEVQIVADDPDAGASDDGNGDPSDDTFGDGGGSLDESDVVHLGERDCSLQRRHQKVIEEGPSPALSDKLREKIGEAARRGVAAADYTNAGTVEFLVEEDPDRDPDEPLGPDTPFYFLEVNTRIQVEHTVTEELTGIDIVKEQLRVASGEGLSVSQDDVELSGHAIEFRINAENAAEEFQPANEGSLETYDPPGGIGVRVDDALRQGDELVTDYDSMIAKLIVWGEDRGECLARSKRALAEYDIDGVITIVPFHRLMLGDERFVDGTHTTKYLDEELDRERIQDAQRQWGSETIGSADGDEDEEVTEREFTVEVNGKRFEVELEERGAPAIPVPEGGTSGGGGGQQRPPQATSDDGGDSGVDVAEGGEAIEAEMQGTILSVDVSEGEEVAAGDVVCVLEAMKMENDVVAERGGTVASVQVADGDSVDMGDVLVVLE, translated from the coding sequence ATGTTCGACAAGGTTCTCGTCGCGAACCGCGGAGAGATCGCGGTTCGGGTGATGCGCGCCTGTGCGGAGTTCGGTGTCGACACCGTGGCCGTGTACAGCGACGCCGACAAACACGGCGGCCACGTCCGGTACGCGGACGAGGCGTACAACGTCGGTCCCGCGCGAGCGGCCGACTCCTACCTCGACGGCGAGGCAGTCGTCGACGCCGCCCGCGCCGCCGACGCCGACGCGATCCATCCCGGCTACGGCTTCCTCGCCGAGAACGCGGAGTTCGCGGCGCGCGTCGAGGGCGCGGACGGGATCACATGGATCGGCCCGTCGAGCGACGCGATGGAGCGACTCGGCGAGAAGACCCACGCCCGTCGAGTGATGGCCGACGCCGACGTGCCGATCGTTCCCGGGACGACGGAGCCGGTCACGGAGCCCGAGGCGGTCCGCGAGTTCGGCGACGAGCACGGCTACCCGGTCGCGATCAAAGCCGAGGGCGGCGGCGGCGGCCGCGGGATGAAGGTCGTCGAGAGCGCCGAGGAGGCCGAAGAGGCGCTCGAATCGGCCAAACGCGAGGGCGAGGCGTACTTCTCGAACGACTCCGTCTACCTCGAACGCTACCTCCAGACGCCGCGACACGTCGAAGTGCAGATCGTCGCGGACGACCCAGACGCCGGGGCGTCCGACGATGGAAACGGCGACCCGAGCGACGACACATTCGGCGACGGAGGCGGATCGCTCGACGAGAGCGACGTGGTCCACCTCGGCGAGCGCGACTGCTCGCTCCAGCGCCGCCATCAGAAGGTGATAGAGGAGGGTCCCTCCCCCGCGCTCTCGGATAAGCTGCGCGAAAAGATCGGCGAAGCGGCCCGCCGCGGCGTCGCCGCCGCCGACTACACCAACGCCGGGACGGTCGAGTTCCTCGTCGAGGAGGACCCCGACCGCGACCCCGACGAGCCGCTCGGACCGGACACGCCCTTCTACTTCCTCGAAGTCAACACCCGGATCCAGGTCGAACACACCGTCACGGAAGAGCTGACGGGGATCGACATCGTCAAAGAACAGCTCCGGGTCGCGAGCGGCGAGGGACTCTCCGTCTCCCAAGACGACGTCGAGCTTTCGGGTCACGCTATCGAGTTCCGGATCAACGCCGAGAACGCCGCAGAAGAGTTCCAGCCCGCCAACGAGGGCTCGTTAGAGACGTACGATCCGCCGGGCGGAATCGGCGTCCGCGTCGACGACGCGCTCCGGCAGGGCGACGAGTTAGTCACCGACTACGACTCGATGATCGCGAAGCTGATCGTGTGGGGGGAAGACCGCGGGGAGTGTCTCGCGCGATCGAAGCGAGCGCTCGCGGAGTACGACATCGACGGCGTGATCACGATCGTTCCGTTCCACCGGCTCATGCTCGGCGACGAGCGGTTCGTCGACGGCACGCACACGACCAAGTACCTCGACGAGGAACTCGACCGCGAGCGTATCCAAGACGCCCAGCGGCAGTGGGGGTCCGAGACCATCGGTTCGGCGGACGGGGACGAGGACGAGGAGGTGACCGAACGCGAGTTCACCGTCGAGGTGAACGGGAAGCGCTTCGAGGTGGAACTGGAAGAGCGCGGTGCGCCCGCGATTCCGGTGCCGGAGGGCGGTACCAGCGGAGGCGGTGGCGGCCAGCAGCGCCCCCCGCAGGCCACGTCCGACGACGGCGGCGACAGCGGGGTCGACGTCGCCGAGGGCGGCGAGGCGATCGAGGCGGAGATGCAGGGGACGATCCTCTCCGTCGACGTGAGCGAGGGCGAGGAGGTCGCTGCAGGCGACGTGGTCTGCGTGCTGGAGGCGATGAAGATGGAAAACGACGTGGTCGCCGAGCGCGGCGGCACGGTCGCGAGCGTGCAGGTCGCCGACGGCGACAGCGTCGACATGGGCGACGTGTTAGTCGTGTTAGAGTAG
- a CDS encoding acyl-CoA carboxylase subunit beta, whose amino-acid sequence MDDRIDDLRERRETAAKGGGEDRIDSQHEKGKMTARERIDYFLDDGTFHEFDRFRTHRNHTFGMEEQQIPGDGVVTGYGEVNGRKTFVFAHDFTVFGGSLGEVFAEKVCKVMDKAMDVGAPVVGLNDSAGARIQEGVASLGGFAEIFRRNTEASGVIPQISAIMGPCAGGAVYSPAITDFTFMVKDTSHMFITGPDVIETVTGEEVSFEELGGAVTHSSTSGVAHFAEESEEDALDNIARLLSYLPANNVEDPPRVEPWDDPERADDELTEIVPDAPRKPYDMKEVIGSVVDEGSFFEVQENFAKNIVVGFGRLDGHSVGVVANNPRVNAGTLDIESSQKGARFVRFCDAFNIPIVTFEDVPGFMPGTDQEHNGIIRHGAKLLYAFSEATVPLLTVITRKGYGGAYCVMSSKHIGGDVNYAWPTAEIAVMGPKGAVNVLYREELADADDPDARRQELIDEYREEFANPYTAADRGFIDDVIEPTETRARLISDLQMLKGKRSESPDKKHGNIPI is encoded by the coding sequence ATGGACGACCGCATCGACGACCTCCGCGAGCGGCGCGAGACGGCGGCGAAAGGCGGCGGCGAAGACCGGATCGATTCCCAACACGAGAAGGGGAAGATGACCGCGCGCGAGCGCATCGACTACTTCCTCGACGACGGGACGTTCCACGAGTTCGACCGCTTTCGCACCCACAGAAACCACACGTTCGGGATGGAAGAACAGCAGATCCCCGGCGACGGCGTCGTGACGGGATACGGCGAGGTGAACGGCCGAAAGACGTTCGTGTTCGCGCACGACTTCACCGTCTTCGGCGGCTCGCTCGGCGAGGTGTTCGCCGAGAAGGTGTGTAAGGTGATGGACAAGGCGATGGACGTCGGCGCGCCGGTCGTTGGCCTCAACGACTCCGCAGGCGCGCGCATCCAAGAGGGCGTCGCCTCGCTCGGCGGCTTCGCGGAGATATTCCGGCGGAACACGGAGGCATCGGGCGTCATCCCGCAGATCTCCGCGATCATGGGACCGTGTGCCGGCGGCGCGGTGTACTCCCCCGCGATCACCGACTTCACGTTCATGGTGAAAGACACCTCGCACATGTTCATCACCGGGCCGGACGTCATCGAGACGGTGACCGGCGAGGAGGTGAGCTTCGAGGAACTCGGCGGCGCTGTCACGCACTCGTCGACCTCCGGCGTCGCGCACTTCGCTGAGGAGAGCGAGGAGGACGCACTCGACAACATCGCGCGGCTGCTCTCGTATCTCCCCGCGAACAACGTCGAGGACCCGCCGCGCGTGGAGCCGTGGGACGACCCCGAGCGCGCGGACGACGAGCTGACCGAGATCGTCCCCGACGCGCCGCGCAAGCCGTACGACATGAAAGAGGTGATAGGTAGCGTCGTCGACGAGGGGTCATTCTTCGAGGTGCAAGAGAACTTCGCGAAGAACATCGTCGTCGGCTTCGGCCGGCTCGACGGTCACTCGGTCGGCGTCGTCGCCAACAACCCCCGCGTGAACGCCGGCACGCTCGACATCGAATCGAGTCAGAAGGGCGCACGGTTCGTCCGCTTCTGTGACGCGTTTAACATCCCCATCGTCACCTTCGAGGACGTGCCCGGGTTCATGCCCGGCACCGATCAAGAGCACAACGGGATCATCCGTCACGGAGCGAAGCTGTTGTACGCCTTCTCGGAGGCGACCGTCCCCCTCCTGACGGTGATCACCCGGAAGGGGTACGGCGGTGCCTACTGCGTGATGTCGTCGAAACACATCGGCGGGGACGTGAACTACGCGTGGCCGACCGCGGAGATCGCGGTGATGGGGCCGAAGGGCGCGGTCAACGTCCTCTACCGCGAGGAGCTGGCCGACGCCGACGACCCGGACGCGCGCCGACAGGAGCTGATCGACGAGTACCGCGAGGAGTTCGCGAACCCCTACACCGCCGCCGACCGCGGCTTCATCGACGACGTGATCGAACCCACGGAGACGCGTGCGCGACTGATATCCGACCTCCAGATGCTGAAGGGGAAGCGCTCGGAGTCGCCCGACAAGAAACACGGCAACATCCCGATCTGA